The proteins below are encoded in one region of Microbacterium pygmaeum:
- a CDS encoding AI-2E family transporter, translating into MTGPDEKPKGSIFDALRDRSRVVSSELSGTVPRGLRVATAYSWRFLVVAAAVGVLIWLNIQLKLLVIPLMIAILITALLWPVFAWMLRHRVPRWLAITISVIGTLAIVSGLLWLAIWQITRQYASVQTRTIQAVSEFRDYLIAGPLHLTETQIDDLLAQLGRLVQEQGQLLWSGALAIGSTLGHVGVGALLSLFILLCLLADGGGIWRWAVRLFPERAQVPVDGAARAGWVMVVSYARTQLLVATIDAIGIGLGAFFLGVPLAIPVAVLVFLGAFVPIVGAVVTGALAVFLALVYNGPLIALWMLIVVLGVQQLEGHVLQPLLMGSAVKVHPLAVVLVVAGGAMIAGIPGALFAVPLAAFVNVVAVYLGNRSWEGGARPRTRDLIWTTVPRPRRTPA; encoded by the coding sequence ATGACCGGCCCCGACGAGAAGCCCAAGGGATCGATCTTCGACGCCCTGCGCGATCGCAGCCGTGTGGTCAGCTCGGAATTGTCCGGCACCGTCCCGCGCGGCCTGCGCGTCGCGACGGCGTATTCGTGGCGGTTCCTCGTGGTCGCGGCGGCGGTGGGCGTGCTCATCTGGTTGAACATCCAGTTGAAGCTGCTGGTGATCCCGCTGATGATCGCGATCCTGATCACCGCGCTGCTGTGGCCTGTTTTCGCCTGGATGCTGCGCCACCGCGTCCCCCGATGGCTGGCGATCACGATCTCGGTGATCGGGACGCTGGCGATCGTGTCGGGGCTGCTGTGGCTGGCGATCTGGCAGATCACCCGGCAGTACGCATCGGTGCAGACGCGGACGATCCAGGCGGTCTCGGAGTTCCGCGACTACCTCATCGCCGGGCCGCTGCACTTGACCGAGACCCAGATCGACGATCTGCTCGCCCAGCTGGGCCGGCTCGTGCAGGAACAGGGACAGCTGCTGTGGTCGGGCGCCCTCGCGATCGGCAGCACGCTCGGGCACGTCGGTGTCGGGGCGCTGCTGTCGCTGTTCATCCTGCTGTGCCTGCTCGCTGACGGCGGCGGCATCTGGCGCTGGGCCGTACGGCTGTTCCCCGAGCGGGCGCAGGTCCCGGTGGACGGCGCCGCGCGGGCAGGCTGGGTGATGGTCGTCAGCTACGCGCGCACACAGCTGCTGGTAGCCACCATCGACGCGATCGGCATCGGTCTCGGTGCGTTCTTCCTCGGTGTCCCGCTCGCGATCCCCGTGGCGGTCCTGGTGTTCCTCGGCGCATTCGTGCCGATCGTGGGCGCCGTGGTGACCGGCGCGCTGGCCGTCTTCCTCGCGCTCGTCTACAACGGGCCGCTGATCGCCCTGTGGATGCTCATCGTCGTCCTCGGCGTGCAGCAGCTGGAGGGCCACGTGCTGCAGCCGCTGCTGATGGGATCGGCCGTGAAGGTGCATCCGCTCGCCGTCGTCCTCGTCGTCGCGGGCGGCGCGATGATCGCCGGGATCCCCGGCGCGCTGTTCGCGGTGCCGCTCGCCGCCTTCGTGAACGTCGTCGCCGTGTATCTCGGCAATCGGTCGTGGGAGGGTGGAGCCCGTCCGCGCACCCGCGACCTGATCTGGACGACCGTGCCCCGTCCGAGGAGGACACCCGCGTGA
- the ilvA gene encoding threonine ammonia-lyase — translation MTDPTLAEFEDAAAFLRGVITRTPLDESQHLSELLGVPVYLKLENLQRTGSFKIRGAAYRLSRLTAEERGRGVVAASAGNHAQGVAMAAQALGIPATIFMPLGVPVPKLLATRGYGAEVILEGATVETPLRLAAEFAERTGAVLIHPFDHRDIIVGQGTLGLELIEDIPDVDTVIMGIGGGGLIAGVAGSLKARAAAAGRTIRVIGVQAENSAAYPSSLAAGEPLTVATKPTIADGIAVARPGNVPFEMIRGLVDEVVTVTDDDIARALLMLLERAKQVVEPAGAVGVAAILAGKVTASGPTISVLSGGNIDPLLLQRVVAHGLAASGRYMTLRIPLPDRPGQLARVSELLAESGANVNEVLHTRHGQGLQISEVILQLSVETRGEDHRAHVIEVLTAAGFTPTVVLD, via the coding sequence GTGACCGATCCCACCCTGGCGGAGTTCGAGGACGCCGCCGCGTTCCTTCGCGGTGTCATCACCCGCACGCCCCTGGATGAGTCCCAGCATCTCTCGGAGCTGCTCGGAGTACCCGTGTACCTCAAGCTGGAGAACCTGCAGCGCACCGGCTCGTTCAAGATCCGCGGGGCCGCCTATCGCCTCTCACGGCTCACCGCCGAGGAGCGCGGCAGGGGAGTGGTCGCCGCGTCAGCGGGCAATCACGCCCAGGGTGTCGCGATGGCGGCGCAGGCGCTCGGCATCCCGGCAACGATCTTCATGCCGCTCGGCGTACCGGTCCCGAAACTCCTGGCCACCCGGGGCTACGGCGCGGAGGTCATCCTCGAGGGAGCGACCGTGGAGACACCATTGCGCCTGGCGGCGGAATTCGCCGAGCGTACCGGCGCCGTCCTCATCCACCCGTTCGACCACCGGGACATCATCGTCGGGCAGGGCACCCTCGGACTCGAGCTGATCGAGGACATCCCGGACGTGGACACCGTCATCATGGGGATCGGCGGCGGTGGGCTCATCGCCGGCGTCGCCGGCTCGCTGAAGGCGCGCGCCGCCGCAGCGGGCCGGACGATCCGCGTCATCGGCGTCCAGGCGGAGAACTCGGCCGCCTATCCCTCGTCACTGGCCGCTGGGGAGCCGCTCACCGTGGCGACGAAGCCCACGATCGCGGACGGCATCGCGGTCGCCAGGCCCGGCAACGTCCCGTTCGAGATGATCCGCGGCCTCGTCGACGAGGTCGTCACGGTCACCGACGATGACATCGCCCGAGCGCTGCTCATGCTGCTGGAACGGGCCAAGCAGGTCGTCGAGCCCGCCGGCGCGGTGGGCGTCGCGGCGATCCTCGCGGGCAAGGTCACCGCCTCTGGCCCGACGATCTCGGTCCTGTCCGGCGGGAACATCGACCCGCTGCTGCTGCAACGCGTCGTCGCGCACGGGCTGGCGGCATCCGGTCGCTACATGACGCTGCGCATTCCGCTGCCGGATCGCCCCGGTCAGCTCGCGCGCGTCTCCGAGCTGCTTGCCGAATCCGGTGCGAACGTGAACGAGGTGCTGCACACCCGGCACGGTCAGGGCCTGCAGATCAGCGAGGTGATCCTCCAGCTGAGCGTCGAGACACGTGGCGAGGATCACCGCGCTCATGTCATCGAGGTGCTCACGGCCGCGGGATTCACCCCGACGGTCGTGCTCGACTGA
- the greA gene encoding transcription elongation factor GreA yields MSNDAPVTFLTQDAYDRLAAELEHLSTTGREEIAKRIESAREEGDLKENGGYHAAKDEQGKQEARIRTLQSLLKTATVSEAPESTGVVEPGTVVTAVVAGGEEVFLLGNREIGVGSELDVYSEASPLGSAILGLKEGETTSYVAPNGREISVEIVKVETYTGR; encoded by the coding sequence GTGTCAAACGATGCCCCGGTGACATTCCTCACCCAGGATGCGTACGACCGGCTCGCCGCCGAGCTGGAGCACCTGTCCACGACCGGCCGCGAAGAGATCGCCAAGCGCATCGAGTCGGCACGCGAAGAGGGCGACCTGAAGGAGAACGGCGGCTACCACGCCGCCAAGGACGAGCAGGGCAAGCAGGAGGCGCGCATCCGGACCCTCCAGAGCCTGCTCAAGACCGCCACCGTCAGCGAAGCGCCCGAGAGCACCGGCGTGGTCGAGCCGGGCACCGTCGTCACCGCGGTGGTGGCCGGTGGTGAGGAGGTGTTCCTCCTCGGCAACCGCGAGATCGGCGTCGGCTCCGAGCTCGACGTCTACAGCGAGGCGTCACCCCTGGGCTCGGCGATCCTGGGCTTGAAGGAAGGCGAGACGACGTCGTACGTCGCGCCGAACGGCCGCGAGATCTCGGTCGAGATCGTCAAGGTCGAGACCTACACCGGCCGCTGA
- a CDS encoding DUF4307 domain-containing protein — MTTPDMLDERYGRTRSPRRRWTLGIIIAVAAVLVALYAWMTVSGALDDVHVDTTGFEVTDERTVMLSFQITAPTGRSVACVLEAQDEEHGVVGWKVLEIPASAVHAQAFRESIPTVSAATTGLVNACWVT, encoded by the coding sequence ATGACCACACCGGACATGCTCGACGAGCGCTATGGGCGCACGCGCTCACCGCGCCGCCGGTGGACATTGGGCATCATCATCGCCGTGGCCGCGGTGCTGGTCGCCCTCTACGCCTGGATGACGGTCTCCGGTGCTCTGGATGACGTCCACGTCGACACGACGGGCTTCGAGGTGACGGACGAGCGCACCGTGATGCTGTCCTTCCAGATCACCGCGCCGACCGGACGCTCGGTCGCGTGCGTGCTGGAGGCGCAGGACGAAGAGCACGGCGTCGTGGGCTGGAAGGTGCTGGAGATCCCGGCATCCGCGGTCCATGCGCAGGCATTCCGCGAGTCGATTCCGACCGTCTCGGCGGCGACGACCGGTTTGGTCAACGCCTGCTGGGTGACGTAG
- the trhA gene encoding PAQR family membrane homeostasis protein TrhA, giving the protein MPQLPLIEAAAVDAQVDFRPTWRGWIHAATFPVAIVAGVVLIVLAQGTAAKWACAVFMATSLLLFGNSALYHRFDWSPRTHAVLKRIDHANILLLIAGTYTPIAVLALPTDKTIILLSLVWGGAILGILFRVFWIDAPRWLYVALYLVLGWAAVMYMIDLFQANAAMMILVIIGGLLYTGGAVIYALKRPNPWPGHFGFHEIFHVCTVLAFLCHWTACLLIALHPAFHG; this is encoded by the coding sequence ATGCCGCAGCTGCCGCTGATCGAAGCCGCGGCCGTCGATGCGCAGGTCGATTTCCGCCCGACGTGGCGCGGCTGGATCCACGCGGCGACGTTCCCGGTCGCGATCGTGGCCGGGGTGGTGTTGATCGTGCTCGCCCAGGGCACCGCCGCGAAATGGGCGTGCGCGGTGTTCATGGCGACATCCCTGTTGCTGTTCGGCAACTCGGCGCTGTACCACCGGTTCGACTGGAGTCCGCGCACGCACGCGGTGCTCAAGCGCATCGACCATGCGAACATCCTCCTGCTGATCGCCGGCACCTACACCCCCATCGCGGTGCTCGCACTGCCGACGGACAAGACGATCATCCTGCTCTCGCTCGTGTGGGGTGGAGCCATCCTGGGGATCCTGTTCCGCGTCTTCTGGATCGATGCCCCGCGTTGGCTGTACGTCGCGCTGTACCTGGTCCTGGGCTGGGCGGCCGTGATGTACATGATCGACCTCTTCCAGGCGAACGCGGCCATGATGATCCTGGTCATCATCGGCGGCCTGCTCTACACCGGCGGCGCGGTCATCTACGCGCTCAAGCGACCGAACCCGTGGCCGGGGCACTTCGGATTCCACGAGATCTTCCACGTGTGCACGGTGCTGGCATTCCTCTGCCATTGGACCGCGTGCCTGCTGATCGCACTGCACCCGGCCTTCCACGGCTGA
- a CDS encoding isoprenyl transferase — protein sequence MSASSDGRGPLYRLYINRLRRQLESAPVPRHVAMMIDGNRRWARQLGYDSAAHGHRAGAAKMREFLEWCDDVGVRVVSLYLLSNDNLRKRDSQELSDLIEIIAELAEELSHERDWRVQHMGRAHLLPPDLARVLADAETRTKDRTGLHVNLAVGYGGRGEIVDAVRSIIAQHDQDGGSLEALAASLTPEQIGEHLYTGGQPDPDLVIRTSGEQRLSDFLLWQSAHSEFYFVEALGPDLREVDFLRAIRDYATRDRRYGS from the coding sequence GTGAGTGCGAGCAGCGACGGGAGAGGACCGCTCTACCGGCTGTACATCAACCGACTGCGGCGTCAGCTCGAATCCGCGCCCGTCCCGCGCCACGTTGCCATGATGATCGACGGGAACCGGCGCTGGGCCAGGCAGCTGGGCTACGACTCCGCGGCGCACGGACACCGTGCCGGGGCTGCCAAGATGCGCGAGTTCCTCGAATGGTGCGACGACGTCGGAGTGCGGGTCGTCTCGCTGTACCTGCTCTCGAACGACAATCTGCGCAAGCGCGACTCCCAGGAGCTGTCGGATCTCATCGAGATCATCGCCGAACTCGCGGAGGAGCTCTCGCACGAGCGTGACTGGCGCGTGCAGCACATGGGCCGTGCGCATCTGCTGCCGCCCGATCTTGCGCGCGTGCTCGCCGATGCGGAGACGCGGACGAAGGATCGCACCGGCCTCCACGTGAACCTGGCCGTCGGCTACGGCGGTCGGGGCGAGATCGTGGACGCGGTGCGCAGCATCATCGCGCAGCACGATCAGGACGGCGGCTCGCTGGAGGCCCTCGCAGCCAGCCTCACCCCCGAGCAGATCGGCGAGCACCTGTACACGGGCGGCCAGCCGGATCCGGATCTGGTGATCCGCACTTCGGGGGAGCAGCGCCTGAGCGACTTCCTGCTGTGGCAGTCGGCGCATTCCGAGTTCTACTTCGTCGAAGCGCTGGGACCCGACCTTCGCGAGGTGGACTTCCTGCGCGCGATCCGCGACTACGCGACGAGGGACCGCCGTTACGGCAGCTGA
- a CDS encoding aminotransferase class V-fold PLP-dependent enzyme: MIDVESFQASFDGEPGYLDWAAFGPLSPGVRSEVHADAELLGTGRRAGIELVGEHILEARELAAELIGATADSVVLQPSTTYGLMHALFGLAGGLMLSRADFPSLTVTAARAADALGSMDLHWLDPTDGFVTPELVRESLTDDTTAVAVSLVDSRTGFRADLPALRDVIGDRMLVVDAIQGFGVVDADYTAADVVCANGYKWLRAGRGTGFSWFSERALERIHPVLSGWAGTEEGLPMDAVPPPAPSAQAFSVTAPDALAVARLATGLREVRDVGVARIEREVLARAQDVMFFADRYGVPILTPREPEHHAGIVTLAPPAHDTGPLAASLANHGISVTVRGGQIRVSPHVGTGADTLRLFGDALASFASARAW; the protein is encoded by the coding sequence GTGATCGACGTCGAGAGCTTCCAGGCATCCTTCGACGGGGAGCCCGGATACCTCGACTGGGCGGCGTTCGGCCCTCTCTCACCGGGTGTCCGCAGCGAGGTCCACGCCGATGCGGAGCTGCTGGGCACCGGCCGTCGGGCCGGCATCGAACTGGTGGGCGAGCACATCCTCGAGGCCCGCGAGCTGGCGGCCGAGCTGATCGGCGCGACGGCCGATTCCGTGGTCCTGCAGCCCTCGACCACCTACGGTCTCATGCATGCGCTGTTCGGGCTCGCCGGCGGTCTGATGCTCTCGCGCGCCGACTTCCCGAGTCTCACGGTGACCGCCGCCCGCGCGGCCGATGCGCTCGGCTCGATGGACCTGCATTGGCTGGATCCGACCGACGGGTTCGTCACACCGGAACTCGTCCGCGAGTCGCTCACCGATGACACCACGGCGGTCGCGGTGAGCCTCGTCGATTCCCGCACCGGTTTCCGCGCGGACCTGCCGGCGCTGCGGGACGTGATCGGCGACCGGATGCTGGTGGTCGACGCCATTCAGGGCTTCGGGGTCGTCGACGCCGACTACACGGCGGCCGACGTCGTCTGTGCCAACGGGTACAAGTGGTTGCGCGCCGGTCGCGGCACGGGATTCTCGTGGTTCAGCGAGCGTGCGCTCGAGCGCATCCATCCGGTGCTGTCCGGGTGGGCCGGGACCGAGGAGGGGCTTCCGATGGATGCCGTGCCGCCGCCGGCCCCGTCGGCGCAGGCGTTCTCGGTGACCGCGCCCGATGCCCTGGCGGTGGCGCGGCTGGCCACCGGACTCCGGGAGGTACGTGATGTTGGCGTCGCCCGCATCGAGCGGGAGGTCCTGGCCCGCGCGCAGGATGTGATGTTCTTCGCCGACCGCTACGGCGTCCCGATCCTCACGCCGCGCGAGCCGGAGCACCACGCGGGCATCGTGACGCTGGCGCCGCCGGCGCACGACACCGGGCCGCTGGCCGCGTCGCTGGCCAACCACGGCATCAGCGTCACCGTACGCGGCGGGCAGATCCGCGTCTCCCCCCACGTCGGGACCGGGGCCGACACGCTCCGCCTGTTCGGCGATGCACTGGCGTCCTTCGCGTCCGCGCGGGCGTGGTGA
- a CDS encoding PhoH family protein codes for MTTRAPQKQNRQDAESLSDFDDTLEQDQILQTYVLDTSVLLSDPRAYFRFAEHNVVIPVVVVTELEGKRHDPEIGYFARQALRHLDELRVEHGRLDFPVPVGEGGTLRVELNNTDPGVLPSGMRLGDNDSRILAVAMHLAQDGQEVTVVSKDLPMRVKAASLGITAEEYLAEQAVDSGWTGIATIDVSGDDISDLYESEVASSADVLGLPINTGLIIHSERGSALGRVTGDGEFRLVRGDREVFGLHGRSAEQRVAIDLLLDPEVGIVSLGGRAGTGKSALALCAGLESVLERQQQRKIIVFRPLFAVGGQELGYLPGDQGEKMGPWGQAVFDTLGSVVSGNVVEEVIERGLLEVLPLTHIRGRSLHDAFVIVDEAQSLERNVLLTVLSRMGQNSRVVLTHDVGQRDNLRVGRHDGVASVIETLKGHDLFGHVTLMRSERSAIAALVTELLEAGELA; via the coding sequence GTGACCACACGAGCACCTCAGAAGCAGAACCGTCAGGACGCCGAGAGTCTTTCGGACTTCGACGACACGCTCGAGCAGGATCAGATCCTGCAGACGTACGTCCTGGACACGTCGGTCCTGCTGAGCGATCCGCGGGCGTACTTCCGCTTCGCCGAGCACAACGTCGTCATCCCGGTGGTGGTGGTGACCGAACTCGAGGGCAAACGCCACGATCCCGAGATCGGCTACTTCGCCCGCCAGGCGCTGCGCCACCTCGACGAGCTCCGCGTCGAGCACGGCCGGCTGGACTTCCCGGTCCCCGTCGGCGAGGGCGGCACGCTCCGCGTCGAGCTGAACAACACCGACCCCGGCGTGCTGCCCTCCGGCATGCGTCTGGGTGACAACGATTCGCGGATCCTCGCGGTCGCGATGCACCTCGCTCAGGACGGGCAGGAGGTCACGGTCGTCTCCAAGGACCTGCCGATGCGCGTCAAGGCCGCATCGCTGGGCATCACGGCCGAGGAGTACCTCGCCGAGCAGGCTGTCGATTCCGGCTGGACAGGCATCGCGACGATCGACGTGTCCGGAGACGACATCAGCGACCTCTACGAGAGCGAGGTGGCCTCCAGCGCCGATGTGCTCGGGCTGCCGATCAATACCGGGCTCATCATCCACTCCGAGCGCGGTTCGGCGCTGGGCCGCGTCACCGGCGACGGGGAGTTCCGGCTCGTCCGCGGCGACCGCGAGGTCTTCGGTCTGCACGGGCGTTCCGCCGAACAGCGGGTGGCGATCGATCTCCTGCTGGATCCGGAGGTCGGGATCGTCTCGCTCGGCGGCCGGGCCGGCACCGGCAAGTCGGCGCTGGCGCTGTGCGCCGGGCTCGAGTCGGTGCTCGAGCGCCAGCAGCAGCGCAAGATCATCGTGTTCCGCCCTCTGTTCGCCGTCGGCGGGCAGGAGCTCGGATACCTCCCCGGCGACCAGGGCGAGAAGATGGGACCCTGGGGTCAGGCGGTGTTCGACACGCTGGGTTCGGTGGTCTCGGGCAACGTCGTCGAGGAGGTCATCGAGCGCGGGCTGCTCGAAGTCCTTCCTCTCACCCATATCCGTGGGCGCTCGCTGCACGACGCCTTCGTGATCGTCGATGAGGCGCAGTCACTGGAGCGCAACGTGCTGCTGACGGTGCTCAGCCGGATGGGACAGAACTCCAGGGTCGTCCTCACCCATGATGTCGGGCAGCGCGACAACCTGCGCGTCGGGCGACACGACGGCGTCGCCTCGGTCATCGAGACCCTCAAGGGTCACGACCTGTTCGGGCATGTCACGCTGATGCGCTCCGAGCGCTCGGCCATCGCCGCGCTGGTGACCGAACTGCTCGAGGCCGGCGAACTGGCCTGA
- a CDS encoding response regulator transcription factor, giving the protein MTTVLIVEDESRIAEFVSRGLASAGYETVLVDDGLEGLERALGGGIDLVLLDVGLPSMDGFEVLRQLRAQGSAVPVIMLTARSSTRDTVEGLEAGANDYVPKPFTFEELLARVRSRLRESATPVGIAITSGDVVLDILGRRATVGGREVELSAREFALAEQFLRSPGHVLSREQLLSRVWGMDFDPGSNVVDVYVRYLRGKLGVHHIITVRGAGYRWE; this is encoded by the coding sequence ATGACCACCGTGCTGATCGTCGAAGACGAATCGCGCATCGCCGAGTTCGTCAGTCGCGGCCTGGCATCGGCCGGGTACGAGACCGTCCTGGTGGATGACGGGCTGGAAGGGCTGGAGCGGGCGCTCGGCGGCGGCATCGACCTCGTCCTGCTGGATGTGGGCCTTCCGAGCATGGACGGCTTCGAGGTGCTCCGCCAACTGCGCGCGCAGGGATCCGCGGTCCCGGTCATCATGCTCACCGCGCGCTCGAGCACACGCGACACGGTCGAGGGACTCGAGGCAGGTGCCAATGACTACGTCCCGAAGCCCTTCACGTTCGAAGAGCTCCTCGCCCGCGTCCGTTCCCGCCTGCGCGAGAGCGCCACCCCGGTGGGCATCGCGATCACGTCGGGCGATGTCGTGCTGGACATCCTCGGCCGCCGCGCCACGGTGGGCGGTCGTGAGGTGGAGCTGTCGGCGCGCGAGTTCGCACTCGCCGAGCAGTTCCTGCGCAGCCCGGGGCACGTGCTCAGCCGCGAGCAATTGCTGAGCCGCGTCTGGGGGATGGACTTCGACCCGGGTTCGAACGTCGTCGATGTCTACGTGCGCTACCTGCGCGGGAAGCTGGGGGTGCACCACATCATCACGGTGCGCGGCGCCGGCTACCGCTGGGAGTAG
- a CDS encoding sensor histidine kinase → MTRSARQISARARILSAILAVAAIGLTIVGSVTFLVYIRAVDIGAELDPVTAAVTTYWVAAIAVLAAIGVVGWFVAGRLLSPIRDLRDAADSITLVDLSPRLSPEGNDDISDLSRTVNSMLDRLEGSVDVQRQLLDDVRHELKTPITIVRGHLEMMDASDSVDVSVAREISIAELDRMTRLVDDIDLLATVEGDGFTFVDVDLDALTARVGELVAVIPGHTWRVESRAHGRIPGDNDRLLQAWLQLADNASKYTPTGSPIVIGSSLDAAGAQLWVRDHGPGIPPAFRHRIFRRFDRAQGKRSVGGSGLGLAIVDTIAKAHGGQCAVTDTPGGGATFTIYLPLPTSELPAPVRAGDVVFQREASE, encoded by the coding sequence GTGACGCGAAGTGCCCGGCAGATCTCGGCGCGCGCTCGGATCCTGAGCGCGATCCTCGCCGTCGCGGCGATCGGACTCACGATCGTGGGCAGCGTCACCTTCCTCGTCTACATCCGCGCGGTCGACATCGGCGCCGAGCTCGATCCGGTGACGGCTGCCGTCACGACCTACTGGGTCGCGGCGATCGCGGTGCTGGCCGCGATCGGCGTGGTCGGGTGGTTCGTCGCCGGGCGTCTGCTCTCGCCGATCCGCGATCTGCGCGACGCTGCGGATTCGATCACGCTGGTCGACCTGTCGCCGAGGCTGTCACCGGAAGGCAACGACGACATCTCCGACCTCAGCCGGACGGTCAACTCGATGCTCGACCGGCTGGAGGGCTCGGTCGACGTGCAGCGCCAGCTCCTGGACGACGTCCGTCACGAGCTCAAGACCCCGATCACGATCGTCCGCGGGCACCTCGAGATGATGGATGCGTCCGATTCCGTCGACGTGTCGGTCGCCCGGGAGATCAGCATCGCCGAACTCGATCGCATGACGCGTCTCGTCGACGACATCGACCTGCTGGCCACCGTCGAAGGCGACGGCTTCACCTTCGTGGACGTCGACCTGGACGCGCTCACGGCGCGGGTCGGCGAGCTCGTCGCCGTCATCCCCGGCCACACCTGGCGCGTCGAGTCCCGCGCGCACGGACGCATCCCGGGCGACAACGATCGTCTGCTGCAGGCCTGGCTGCAGCTGGCCGACAACGCGTCGAAGTACACCCCGACCGGCTCGCCGATCGTGATCGGCAGCTCGCTGGATGCAGCCGGAGCCCAGCTGTGGGTTCGCGACCACGGTCCCGGCATCCCCCCGGCATTCAGGCATCGGATCTTCCGACGGTTCGACCGGGCGCAGGGCAAGCGCTCCGTCGGCGGCTCGGGTCTCGGGCTCGCGATCGTGGACACGATCGCCAAAGCCCATGGTGGCCAGTGCGCGGTCACGGACACCCCGGGCGGTGGCGCGACGTTCACGATCTACCTGCCTCTGCCCACTTCGGAGCTGCCGGCACCGGTGCGCGCGGGCGACGTGGTCTTCCAGCGCGAGGCATCCGAATGA
- a CDS encoding class II fumarate hydratase: MTDIEYRIEHDTMGEVRVPKDALYAAQTQRAVENFPISGDPLEPAQIVALARIKKAAALANKDLGTLDASIADAISRAADRIIAGEFVDQFPIDVYQTGSGTSSNMNMNEVLATLATADLGSTVHPNDHVNASQSSNDVFPTSVHIAVTQELIDDLIPALDHLAVAFEAKADAWKSVVKSGRTHLMDATPVTLGQEFGGYARQIRLGIERVQAVLPRVAEVPLGGTAVGTGINTPLGFPQKVLALIVEDTELPITEAKDHFEAQANRDALVEASGALRTIAVSLTKINNDIRWMGSGPNTGLGELHIPDLQPGSSIMPGKVNPVVPEATLMVCARVIGNDATIAWAGASGSFELNVAIPVMGSALLESIELLANVSRLLADKTVDGLEANIERTSALAGMSPSIVTPLNKLIGYEAAAKIAKHSVAKGITVREAVLDLGYVERGELTLEQLDEKLDLLSMTHPG; encoded by the coding sequence GTGACCGACATCGAGTACCGCATCGAACACGACACGATGGGCGAGGTGCGCGTTCCCAAGGACGCCCTGTACGCCGCGCAGACGCAACGTGCCGTGGAGAACTTTCCGATCTCGGGCGACCCGCTCGAGCCGGCCCAGATCGTCGCGCTCGCGCGGATCAAGAAGGCGGCCGCTCTGGCGAACAAGGACCTCGGTACCCTCGACGCCTCGATCGCCGACGCGATCTCCCGCGCTGCCGACCGCATCATCGCGGGCGAATTCGTCGACCAGTTCCCGATCGACGTGTACCAGACCGGCAGCGGCACCTCGTCGAACATGAACATGAACGAGGTGCTGGCCACGCTCGCCACCGCGGACCTCGGCTCCACCGTCCACCCGAACGACCATGTGAACGCGTCGCAGTCCTCGAACGACGTCTTCCCCACATCGGTGCACATCGCGGTGACGCAGGAGCTCATCGACGACCTGATCCCGGCGCTGGATCACCTCGCGGTCGCCTTCGAGGCGAAGGCGGACGCGTGGAAGTCGGTCGTCAAGTCCGGTCGCACCCACCTGATGGACGCGACTCCGGTGACACTCGGTCAGGAGTTCGGCGGGTACGCGCGCCAGATCCGCCTCGGGATCGAACGCGTCCAGGCCGTCCTCCCGCGGGTCGCGGAGGTGCCCCTCGGCGGCACCGCGGTGGGCACCGGCATCAACACGCCGCTCGGTTTCCCGCAGAAGGTGCTCGCACTCATCGTCGAAGACACCGAGCTGCCCATCACCGAGGCCAAGGACCACTTCGAGGCGCAGGCGAACCGCGACGCGCTGGTCGAGGCATCCGGCGCCCTTCGCACCATCGCCGTCTCGCTCACCAAGATCAACAACGACATCCGCTGGATGGGTTCCGGCCCGAACACCGGTCTGGGCGAACTGCACATCCCCGACCTGCAGCCGGGCTCGTCGATCATGCCCGGCAAGGTAAACCCCGTCGTCCCGGAGGCGACCCTCATGGTCTGCGCCCGGGTCATCGGCAACGACGCCACGATCGCGTGGGCGGGCGCATCGGGATCGTTCGAGCTGAACGTCGCGATTCCGGTGATGGGCTCAGCGCTGCTGGAGTCGATCGAGCTGCTGGCCAATGTCTCGCGCCTGCTGGCCGACAAGACCGTCGACGGTCTCGAAGCGAACATCGAGCGCACTTCGGCGCTGGCAGGCATGTCGCCCTCGATCGTGACGCCCCTCAACAAGCTCATCGGCTACGAGGCGGCGGCGAAGATCGCGAAGCACTCGGTCGCCAAGGGGATCACGGTCCGCGAGGCCGTGCTCGACCTCGGCTACGTCGAGCGCGGCGAGCTGACACTGGAGCAGCTGGACGAGAAGCTCGATCTGCTCTCCATGACGCATCCCGGCTGA